A genomic region of Anopheles coustani chromosome 3, idAnoCousDA_361_x.2, whole genome shotgun sequence contains the following coding sequences:
- the LOC131271910 gene encoding lysophospholipid acyltransferase 5, which translates to MINPVEALARASGASAPAIRLILSVLLAYPLALFYRQLKGGPTVRNLFIACTGVSIVLFNYGTDLYHSMLAVAVSFLCNTFLRTSSLMVPVSFTYHMGYLLIGYYHTTSDTYDIKWTMPHCVLVLRLIGLAFDLSDSRKKEAAGKSDDKCIPTPTLLELIAFTYFPASVLVGPQFSFLRYRRFVAGAYEPHTQGAPAYATKKFLQGVFYLVVNQVGTQYVSDAYLMSDEFTGESLFMKHIYLGCWGRITLYKYISIWLLAEGAAVLFGLTYIDAKPGEREYSSDELSGCSNIKVGVFENTSKYGHYVESFNVQTNTWVANYVYKRLRFLNNRMLSHLGALFFLAIWHGFHSGYYVTFLMEFMVIHMEKEVEPIFAKNEKLQKLLQQQPLLRALVFIGLKYYTIVWAGWCLVPFVFLSFNKWWHIYTTVRFTGFILFIGGNAFLPPLLRAVLPRSSSSSSAPKTTATPAPANSPTDTSAGPATKKDD; encoded by the exons ATGATAAATCCCGTGGAAGCCCTAGCCAGGGCGAGTGGTGCCTCGGCGCCCGCAATCCGGCTCATTCTATCCGTCCTGCTTG CATACCCACTGGCACTGTTCTATCGGCAGCTGAAGGGTGGGCCGACCGTGCGGAACCTCTTCATTGCCTGCACCGGCGTATCGATCGTGCTGTTCAACTATGGCACCGACCTGTACCACAGCATGCTGGCCGTGGCGGTGAGCTTCCTGTGCAACACCTTCCTTCGCACCAGCAGCCTGATGGTGCCGGTCAGCTTCACCTACCACATGGGCTACCTGCTAATCG GATACTACCACACCACGAGTGACACGTACGACATCAAGTGGACGATGCCACACTGTGTGCTGGTGCTACGCCTCATTGGACTGGCGTTTGATTTATCCGACAGCCGGAAGAAAGAAGCCGCCGGCAAGTCGGACGACAAGTGCATCCCAACGCCGACGCTGCTGGAACTGATCGCGTTCACCTACTTTCCGGCCTCTGTGCTCGTTGGGCCGCAGTTTAGCTTCCTGCGCTACCGGCGCTTCGTTGCCGGTGCTTACGAGCCGCACACTCAAGGTGCGCCCGCATACGCCACAAAGAAGTTCCTCCAGGGCGTCTTCTATCTGGTGGTGAATCAGGTCGGCACGCAGTACGTGTCCGATGCGTACCTGATGTCGGACGAGTTTACAGGCGAATCGCTGTTCATGAAGCACATCTACTTGGGCTGCTGGGGTCGGATCACGCTGTACAAGTATATCTCGATCTGGTTGCTGGCGGAAGGTGCCGCCGTTCTTTTTG GTCTGACGTACATCGACGCCAAACCCGGCGAGCGGGAGTACAGCTCGGACGAACTGTCCGGTTGTAGCAACATCAAGGTGGGCGTGTTTGAAAACACCAGCAAGTACGGTCACTACGTCGAATCGTTCAACGTGCAGACGAATACGTGGGTCGCCAACTATGTCTACAAGCGGTTACGTTTCCTTAACAACCGCATGCTCAGCCACCTGGGAGCGCTGTTCTTCCTCGCGATCTGGCACGGTTTCCACAGCGGCTACTACGTTACATTCCTGATGGAGTTCATGGTCATCCATATGGAGAAGGAG GTGGAGCcgatttttgccaaaaatgaaaaactgcaGAAACtactgcagcagcagccgctcCTGCGAGCGCTCGTGTTTATTGGCCTAAAGTACTATACCATCGTCTGGGCCGGCTGGTGCTTGGTACCGTTCGTATTTTTGAGCTTCAACAAGTGGTGGCACATCTACACGACGGTTCGCTTCACCGGTTTCATCCTGTTCATCGGCGGCAACGCGTTCCTTCCTCCGCTACTCCGAGCCGTCCTACCACGAtcttcctcctcttcttccGCGCCGAAGACGACGGCCACGCCAGCACCAGCGAACTCCCCCACGGACACTTCCGCCGGCCCGGCCACAAAGAAGGACGATTAA
- the LOC131271916 gene encoding neuroglobin-like — protein sequence MGCELTKLASSSNGSNSKSNNVPSLDACGPPPVDSRLPLTAKQKYTMVASWKGISRAMETTGITMFIKLFEEHADLLNMFAKFKELKTKEEQATSEELQEHANKVMNTLDEGIRGLDDLDTFFEFIHQVGASHRRIPGFKQEYFWRIEEPFLSAVSTTLGDRYTQNVEGIYKLTIKFIIETLVAGYEASANNNVDSTTTSSSTAKVDDSKRAS from the exons atgggTTGTGAACTTACAAAGCTAGCGAGCAGTAGCAATGGAAGCAATTCGAAGAGCAACAACGTGCCGAGCCTGGACGCGTGCGGGCCCCCGCCGGTGGACAGCCGGTTGCCCCTCACCGCCAAACAGAAGTACACGATGGTGGCCTCCTGGAAGGGCATCAGCCGAGCGATGGAGACGACCGGAATCACCATGTTCATCAA GTTGTTCGAGGAGCACGCGGACCTGTTGAACATGTTCGCCAAGTTCAAGGAGCTGAAGACCAAGGAGGAGCAGGCCACCTCCGAGGAGCTACAGGAGCACGCGAACAAGGTGATGAACACGCTGGACGAGGGCATCCGCGGGCTGGACGACCTGGACACGTTCTTCGAGTTCATCCATCAGGTCGGCGCCTCCCATCGGCGCATTCCCGGCTTCAAGCAGGAGTATTTTTGG CGCATCGAGGAACCGTTCCTGTCGGCCGTCTCGACCACGCTCGGCGATCGCTACACGCAAAACGTCGAGGGTATCTACAAGCTCACTATCAAGTTCATCATCGAAACGCTGGTGGCGGGCTACGAAGCAAGTGCCAACAACAACGTCGACAGCACGACCACGTCCAGCAGTACGGCGAAGGTGGACGACTCGAAGCGGGCGTCCTGA
- the LOC131271915 gene encoding probable elongation factor 1-beta has translation MAFGDVKTANGLKELDKFLADHSYVEGYTPSKADLSVFDALGKAPAAANVHALRWYNHIASFSTKERSEWGGQALPQVAGGKPTTAAAPADDDDDVDLFGSEDEEESAEAERLKEERVAAYNAKKSKKPALIAKSSILLDVKPWDDETDMKEMEKNVRSIEMDGLLWGAAKLVPVGYGIHKLQIMCVIEDDKVSVDLLTETIQEFEDYVQSVDIAAFNKI, from the exons ATGGCATTCGGTGATGTGAAGACCGCCAACGGATTGAAGGAATTGGACAAATTCCTTGCCGACCATAGCTACGTCGAAGG ATACACTCCATCGAAGGCTGATTTGTCGGTGTTCGATGCGCTGGGCAAGGCTCCTGCGGCTGCCAACGTGCACGCTCTACGCTGGTACAATCACATTGCCTCCTTCAGCACCAAGGAGCGCTCGGAATGGGGCGGACAGGCTCTGCCGCAGGTTGCCGGTGGCAAACCCACCACCGCAGCAGCCCCggccgacgacgatgacgatgtggATCTGTTCGGATCGGAGGATGAGGAGGAGAGTGCAGAGGCGGAGAGGCTGAAGGAGGAGCGTGTGGCCGCGTACAACGCCAAGAAATCCAAGAAACCTGCCCTCATTGCAAAGAGCTCCATTTTGTTGGACGTCAAACCGTGGGATGACGAGACGGACatgaaggaaatggaaaagaatgtCCGCAGCATCGAGATGGACGGGCTTCTGTGGGGTGCCGCCAAGCTGGTCCCAGTGGGTTACGGTATTCACAAGCTGCAGATTATGTGCGTGATCGAGGATGACAAGGTTTCGGTGGATCTGCTGACGGAAACGATCCAGGAGTTCGAAGATTACGTCCAATCGGTCGACATTGCTGCATTCAACAAAATCTAA